A genomic segment from Actinomadura hallensis encodes:
- a CDS encoding carbamate kinase: protein MGWNCGEGGGALGGERILVALGGNAMTASDGSAAPDAQKAAIERAMAPVAELVAGGADVALTHGNGPQVGNLLIKNQLAAGVVPPVPLDWCGAQTQATIGMVIMNALERALAARGVSRPVATVVTRTLVDASDPAFADPAKPIGRYFPEADARRAMARGETWRPFGERGWRRVVASPEPLEILDADAAAALLEAGYVVVAAGGGGAPVVEADGTLRGVEAVIDKDLAAQLLARRLGAGVLVIATDVENAVAGFGTPRARPLHRTTPAELAELAAAGHFAGGSMGPKVEAVRRFVAAGGRRAAIASLARLGEAAHGRAGTVVEPEPRVGNDHQSS, encoded by the coding sequence GTGGGCTGGAACTGCGGCGAAGGCGGCGGAGCGCTCGGCGGCGAGCGGATCCTGGTCGCGCTCGGCGGCAACGCGATGACCGCGTCGGACGGCAGCGCCGCGCCGGACGCGCAGAAGGCGGCCATCGAGCGGGCGATGGCGCCGGTCGCGGAGCTGGTCGCCGGCGGCGCGGACGTCGCCCTCACGCACGGCAACGGGCCCCAGGTCGGCAACCTGCTCATCAAGAACCAGCTCGCCGCGGGCGTGGTGCCGCCGGTCCCGCTGGACTGGTGCGGCGCGCAGACCCAGGCCACCATCGGCATGGTGATCATGAACGCGCTGGAGCGGGCGCTGGCCGCGCGCGGGGTGTCCCGCCCGGTCGCCACGGTCGTGACCCGGACGCTGGTGGACGCCTCCGACCCGGCGTTCGCCGACCCCGCGAAGCCCATCGGCCGGTACTTCCCGGAGGCGGACGCGCGCCGCGCCATGGCGCGCGGCGAGACGTGGCGCCCGTTCGGCGAGCGCGGCTGGCGGCGCGTGGTGGCCTCGCCGGAGCCCCTGGAGATCCTGGACGCGGACGCCGCCGCGGCGCTGCTGGAGGCCGGGTACGTCGTGGTCGCCGCGGGCGGCGGCGGGGCGCCGGTGGTGGAGGCGGACGGGACGCTGCGCGGCGTCGAGGCCGTCATCGACAAGGACCTCGCGGCGCAGCTGCTGGCCCGGCGGCTCGGCGCGGGCGTCCTGGTCATCGCGACCGACGTCGAGAACGCGGTGGCCGGGTTCGGCACGCCGCGGGCGCGCCCGCTGCACCGGACGACCCCCGCGGAGCTGGCCGAGCTGGCCGCCGCCGGGCACTTCGCCGGCGGCAGCATGGGACCGAAGGTGGAGGCGGTGCGGCGGTTCGTCGCCGCCGGCGGGCGGCGCGCCGCGATCGCGTCGCTGGCGCGGCTCGGCGAGGCCGCGCACGGCAGGGCCGGGACGGTCGTCGAACCGGAGCCCCGGGTAGGAAACGATCACCAGAGCAGCTGA
- a CDS encoding CU044_5270 family protein, whose product MRTDTTFRALRPAALDDLADEGYARRRDHDLARAMNGSAETNTPAEADTGLRRRARGRRPVLLAAGLAAAACAAAGVIVTTGGDSAPAPAAPAAPSGGVLDARSILLAGAETAERAPAEAGRYWYVRSQTRATHEYESDLPGVGLQRPSDGRAGRVREPKKLPYTFVTTGGEESWTARSPRDRTRTVTGIGVKTSFPTPRDKAEWRRAGSPELLSEEDRAPSVNNYDIPIQYQIGNEKLSMDELRRLPVDARRLERELRRRHAADAREAGGRENVDPYPYFVWTTAQDLLAGPITPGTKAALYRVLAGQPGVRADGAVTDDHGRRGTAVSMAGPGGRIRLVIDPRTAELLAYQSFVGEDGDAGLSVTYLRTGWVGSLGERP is encoded by the coding sequence ATGAGGACCGACACGACCTTCCGCGCGCTGCGCCCCGCCGCCCTGGACGACCTGGCGGACGAGGGGTACGCGCGCCGCCGCGACCACGACCTCGCGCGCGCCATGAACGGCTCCGCCGAGACGAACACCCCCGCCGAGGCGGACACCGGGCTCCGCCGCCGGGCCCGCGGGCGCCGTCCCGTCCTGCTGGCCGCCGGTCTCGCGGCCGCGGCCTGCGCCGCCGCCGGCGTCATCGTGACGACCGGCGGGGACTCCGCGCCCGCGCCGGCCGCGCCCGCCGCGCCGTCCGGGGGCGTCCTCGACGCGCGCTCGATCCTCCTCGCGGGCGCCGAGACGGCCGAGCGCGCCCCGGCGGAGGCGGGCCGCTACTGGTACGTGCGCAGCCAGACCAGGGCGACGCACGAGTACGAGTCGGACCTGCCGGGCGTCGGGCTGCAGCGCCCGTCCGACGGCCGTGCCGGCCGGGTGCGGGAGCCCAAGAAGCTTCCCTACACCTTCGTCACCACGGGCGGGGAGGAGAGCTGGACGGCGCGGTCCCCCCGCGACCGCACGAGGACGGTCACCGGCATCGGCGTGAAGACCTCCTTCCCCACGCCCCGCGACAAGGCGGAGTGGCGCCGGGCCGGGTCGCCCGAGCTGCTGTCCGAGGAGGACCGGGCCCCGTCGGTGAACAACTACGACATCCCGATCCAGTACCAGATCGGGAACGAGAAGCTGTCCATGGACGAGCTGCGCAGGCTCCCGGTGGACGCGCGGCGGCTGGAGAGGGAACTGCGGCGCCGCCACGCGGCCGACGCGCGGGAGGCGGGCGGCCGGGAGAACGTCGACCCCTACCCGTACTTCGTGTGGACGACCGCGCAGGACCTGCTGGCGGGCCCGATCACCCCGGGCACGAAGGCCGCGCTGTACCGGGTCCTGGCCGGGCAGCCGGGCGTGCGGGCGGACGGCGCGGTCACCGACGACCACGGCCGCCGGGGCACGGCGGTGTCGATGGCCGGTCCCGGGGGGCGCATCCGGCTGGTCATCGACCCGAGGACGGCCGAACTGCTGGCCTACCAGTCGTTCGTCGGCGAGGACGGCGACGCGGGCCTGTCGGTGACCTACCTGCGCACGGGCTGGGTGGGGTCCCTGGGCGAGCGGCCCTGA
- a CDS encoding RNA polymerase sigma factor encodes MDDPESRFTRLYDENHRRVLAYALTHAEPHTAEDIAGETFLIAWRRLDDVGDPALPWLLGVARNLLHKQRDRGRRGRALAERIRALTTPQDLAAWDVAAHVVERETALAAVAALPERDLEILALVNWHGLDSRQAAKVVGCSAPAFAVRLHRARRRLARALDAPGAAGARTDTGTGTRTGSGTTGRTAPAAHVAEEAAR; translated from the coding sequence GTGGATGATCCCGAATCACGGTTCACCCGCCTGTACGACGAGAACCACCGGCGCGTGCTGGCGTACGCGCTCACCCATGCCGAGCCCCACACGGCGGAGGACATCGCGGGCGAGACCTTCCTGATCGCCTGGCGGCGGCTGGACGACGTCGGCGACCCGGCGCTGCCCTGGCTGCTCGGCGTCGCCCGCAACCTGCTGCACAAGCAGCGCGACCGGGGCCGGCGGGGGCGGGCCCTGGCCGAGCGCATCCGGGCGCTGACCACGCCCCAGGACCTCGCGGCCTGGGACGTCGCCGCGCACGTCGTGGAACGCGAGACCGCGCTGGCGGCCGTCGCCGCGCTGCCCGAACGCGATCTGGAGATCCTCGCGCTCGTCAACTGGCACGGTCTCGACTCCCGGCAGGCGGCGAAGGTCGTGGGCTGCTCGGCGCCCGCCTTCGCCGTCCGGCTCCACCGGGCGCGGCGGCGGCTGGCCCGCGCCCTGGACGCCCCCGGCGCCGCCGGCGCCAGAACCGACACCGGCACCGGCACCCGCACGGGCAGCGGCACCACCGGCCGGACCGCCCCGGCCGCCCACGTCGCCGAGGAGGCGGCCCGATGA
- a CDS encoding pyridoxal phosphate-dependent aminotransferase: MGEPLVARMQGFGETIFAEMSALAVRTGAINLGQGFPDTGGPEGVLETAMEAIRSGDNQYPPGPGLPELREAVAAQRRERYGLTYDPATEVFVTVGATEGIAASVLALAQPGDEVVVFEPYYDSYAAVIALAGAVRRPVMLRPVEGRFTFDPDELRAAVGPRTRAILVNSPHNPAGTVFTRAELEAIADVCRERDLVAVTDEVYEYLTFDDAEHIPLATLDGMRERTVSVSSAGKSFSVTGWKTGWVTAPAPYIRAVQTVKQFLTYAVSAPYQRAAAYALANEIPWVEELRKSLQAKRDRLITGLEAAGFTAYRPQGTYFVQADIRPLGFSDGIELTRALPERAGVVAIPSQVFYDHADAGAHFVRFAFCKRDEVIDEAVERLARLR, from the coding sequence GTGGGTGAGCCTCTCGTAGCGCGCATGCAGGGATTCGGCGAGACGATCTTCGCCGAGATGTCGGCCCTCGCCGTCCGGACCGGTGCGATCAACCTCGGCCAGGGCTTCCCGGACACCGGCGGCCCGGAGGGCGTGCTGGAGACCGCGATGGAGGCCATCAGGTCGGGCGACAACCAGTATCCGCCCGGCCCCGGGCTGCCGGAGCTGCGCGAGGCCGTGGCGGCGCAGCGGCGGGAGCGGTACGGGCTGACGTACGACCCGGCGACCGAGGTGTTCGTGACCGTGGGCGCCACCGAGGGGATCGCCGCGTCGGTGCTCGCGCTGGCCCAGCCCGGGGACGAGGTCGTCGTCTTCGAGCCGTACTACGACTCCTACGCGGCCGTGATCGCGCTCGCCGGGGCGGTCCGCAGGCCCGTCATGCTGCGCCCGGTGGAGGGGCGGTTCACCTTCGACCCCGACGAGCTGCGGGCCGCCGTCGGCCCCCGCACCCGCGCGATCCTGGTGAACTCGCCGCACAACCCGGCCGGGACCGTGTTCACCCGCGCCGAGCTGGAGGCCATCGCGGACGTCTGCCGCGAGCGCGACCTGGTCGCCGTCACCGACGAGGTCTACGAGTACCTGACGTTCGACGACGCCGAGCACATCCCGCTGGCGACCCTCGACGGCATGCGCGAGCGGACGGTGTCGGTGTCGTCGGCGGGCAAGTCGTTCTCCGTCACCGGATGGAAGACCGGCTGGGTGACCGCCCCCGCCCCCTACATCCGGGCGGTCCAGACGGTGAAGCAGTTCCTCACCTACGCCGTCAGCGCCCCCTACCAGCGGGCCGCCGCGTACGCGCTGGCCAACGAGATCCCCTGGGTGGAGGAGCTGCGCAAGTCGCTCCAGGCCAAGCGGGACCGCCTCATCACCGGCCTGGAGGCCGCCGGGTTCACCGCGTACCGGCCGCAGGGCACCTACTTCGTGCAGGCCGACATCCGGCCGCTGGGCTTCTCCGACGGCATCGAGCTGACCCGCGCCCTGCCGGAGAGGGCGGGCGTCGTCGCGATCCCGTCGCAGGTGTTCTACGACCACGCCGACGCCGGCGCGCACTTCGTCCGCTTCGCGTTCTGCAAGCGCGACGAGGTGATCGACGAGGCCGTGGAGCGCCTCGCCCGGCTGCGCTGA
- a CDS encoding acyl-CoA synthetase — MDLLGENGGPVRIAGRELGRDELLGWASAVAAEIRGADSVAVHATATPETVAAVVGGVLAGVPVVPVPPDSGPAERAHILGDSGASLLLAAGGAERADGEPPLVPVDALPRNGGERSGADADATAMILYTSGTTGAPKGVLISRGAIAAGLDALAGAWAWTPEDVLVHGLPLFHVHGLILGVLGALRVGSPLIHTGRPKPEAYAAAAQDDGGSLFFGVPTVWSRTAGDPSAARALGGARLLVSGSAPLPVPVFERLSELTGHRPVERYGMTETLITVSARADGDRRPGYVGTPLPGVETRLRGEDGAPVPHDGETPGELHVRAPLLFKGYLNRPDATAASFTEDGWFRTGDIATIGPDGWHRIVGRASTDLIKSGGYRIGAGEIENALLAHPAVREAAVVGTPHDDLGEQVTAFVVADGVEEKQLIDFVAGSLSVHKRPRVVHLVDALPRNAMGKVVKTRLTAP; from the coding sequence ATGGACCTGCTCGGGGAGAACGGCGGCCCGGTGCGGATCGCCGGACGGGAACTGGGGCGCGACGAGCTGCTCGGATGGGCGTCGGCCGTCGCCGCCGAGATTCGCGGCGCGGACTCCGTCGCCGTCCACGCCACCGCGACGCCGGAGACGGTCGCGGCCGTCGTCGGCGGCGTCCTCGCGGGCGTCCCGGTGGTGCCGGTGCCGCCCGACTCGGGGCCCGCCGAGCGCGCCCACATCCTCGGCGACTCGGGCGCGAGCCTGCTGCTGGCCGCGGGCGGCGCGGAACGGGCGGACGGGGAGCCGCCGCTGGTGCCCGTCGACGCGCTCCCGCGCAACGGCGGCGAGCGGTCCGGCGCGGACGCCGACGCGACGGCCATGATCCTCTACACGAGCGGGACGACCGGCGCCCCCAAGGGCGTGCTGATCTCGCGGGGCGCGATCGCCGCCGGGCTCGACGCCCTCGCCGGCGCCTGGGCCTGGACTCCGGAGGACGTGCTCGTCCACGGGCTCCCGCTGTTCCACGTGCACGGCCTCATCCTCGGCGTGCTCGGGGCGCTGCGGGTGGGGTCGCCGCTGATCCACACGGGCCGCCCCAAGCCCGAGGCGTACGCGGCGGCGGCGCAGGACGACGGCGGGAGCCTGTTCTTCGGCGTCCCCACCGTCTGGTCGAGGACGGCGGGCGACCCGTCGGCCGCGCGGGCGCTCGGCGGCGCGCGCCTGCTGGTCTCCGGCAGCGCGCCCCTGCCCGTGCCCGTGTTCGAGCGGCTGTCGGAGCTCACCGGCCACCGGCCCGTCGAGCGCTACGGCATGACCGAGACCCTCATCACGGTCAGCGCGCGCGCCGACGGCGACCGGCGCCCTGGATACGTCGGCACGCCCCTGCCCGGCGTCGAGACCCGCCTGAGGGGGGAGGACGGCGCCCCCGTCCCGCACGACGGGGAGACGCCGGGGGAGCTGCACGTCCGCGCGCCGCTGCTGTTCAAGGGGTACCTCAACCGTCCCGACGCCACCGCCGCGTCGTTCACCGAGGACGGGTGGTTCCGCACCGGCGACATCGCCACCATCGGCCCGGACGGCTGGCACCGGATCGTCGGCCGCGCGTCCACCGACCTCATCAAGAGCGGCGGCTACCGCATCGGCGCTGGCGAGATCGAGAACGCGCTGCTCGCGCACCCCGCCGTGCGGGAGGCCGCGGTCGTCGGCACGCCCCACGACGACCTCGGCGAGCAGGTCACGGCCTTCGTGGTCGCGGACGGGGTGGAGGAGAAGCAGCTCATCGACTTCGTCGCCGGCAGCCTGTCGGTGCACAAGCGCCCCCGCGTGGTGCACCTGGTGGACGCGCTGCCGCGCAACGCGATGGGCAAGGTCGTCAAGACCCGCCTGACCGCCCCGTGA
- a CDS encoding CaiB/BaiF CoA transferase family protein, with product MPGPLEGVVIVDLSRVVAGPQATMTLADLGARVIKVEQPGGDETRGWGPPFAGRERVSTYYLSVNRNKESITLDLKSGDGRDTLERLVRHADVLVENFRPGVLDRLGFPVGRLHELNPRLIVLSITGFGHDGPEGGRPGYDAIVQGEAGVMSVTGPPGTPSKVGLSIADILAAGNGVAGVLAALYERERTGRGAVVRTSLLASVVGAHMFQGTRWTVAREVPESAGNDHPSIAPYGTFRCKDGPIQIGVANQGLWRRFAPVVGLDPDDPRYATIPDRSARRAELTADIERVLAGDTRETWLARLGEAGVPAGAIRSIDEVYEWEQTRSQGLVVEVDHPQLGRIELPGPPLRFDGAPPREHRAPPLLGEHNEAVRAWLDEMDRRNQADRRDETDRPDDRERGE from the coding sequence TTGCCCGGACCGCTCGAAGGCGTCGTGATCGTCGACCTCAGCCGCGTCGTGGCGGGCCCGCAGGCCACGATGACGCTCGCCGACCTCGGCGCGAGGGTGATCAAGGTCGAGCAGCCCGGCGGGGACGAGACCCGCGGCTGGGGCCCGCCGTTCGCCGGGCGGGAGCGCGTCAGCACCTACTACCTGTCGGTCAACCGGAACAAGGAGTCGATCACCCTCGACCTGAAGTCCGGCGACGGCAGGGACACCCTGGAGAGGCTGGTCCGGCACGCCGACGTGCTCGTGGAGAACTTCCGGCCGGGCGTCCTCGACCGGCTCGGCTTCCCGGTCGGGCGGCTGCACGAGCTGAACCCCCGCCTCATCGTCCTGTCGATCACCGGGTTCGGGCACGACGGGCCGGAGGGCGGCCGCCCCGGCTACGACGCGATCGTGCAGGGCGAGGCGGGCGTCATGAGCGTGACGGGGCCGCCGGGCACGCCGAGCAAGGTCGGCCTGTCGATCGCCGACATCCTCGCGGCGGGCAACGGCGTCGCCGGGGTGCTGGCCGCCCTGTACGAGCGGGAGCGCACCGGGCGCGGCGCGGTCGTCCGCACGTCGCTGCTGGCGTCGGTCGTCGGCGCGCACATGTTCCAGGGGACGCGCTGGACGGTCGCGCGCGAGGTCCCCGAGTCCGCCGGCAACGACCACCCGTCGATCGCGCCGTATGGAACGTTCCGCTGCAAGGACGGGCCGATCCAGATCGGCGTCGCCAACCAGGGCCTGTGGCGCAGGTTCGCGCCGGTCGTCGGCCTCGACCCCGACGACCCCCGGTACGCGACGATCCCGGACCGGTCCGCGCGCCGCGCCGAGCTGACCGCCGACATCGAGCGGGTCCTCGCCGGCGACACCCGCGAGACGTGGCTGGCGCGGCTCGGCGAGGCGGGCGTCCCCGCCGGGGCCATCCGGTCGATCGACGAGGTGTACGAGTGGGAGCAGACCCGCTCGCAGGGCCTCGTCGTCGAGGTCGACCACCCGCAGCTCGGGCGGATCGAGCTGCCGGGGCCGCCGCTGCGGTTCGACGGGGCGCCGCCGCGCGAGCACCGTGCGCCGCCCCTCCTCGGCGAGCACAATGAGGCGGTCCGGGCCTGGCTGGACGAGATGGACCGGCGGAACCAGGCGGACCGGCGGGACGAAACGGACCGGCCGGACGACAGGGAGAGGGGCGAGTGA